From a region of the Tistrella mobilis genome:
- the cas1c gene encoding type I-C CRISPR-associated endonuclease Cas1c codes for MKRYLNTLYVTTQDAWVVKDGANLVVRLDQAEIGRVPMHLLGAVVGIGLVSFTAPLLAACAEAGITVSMLDRNGRFQARVEGPVSGNVLLRRAQYRAADDPDRAADLAASLLTAKLDGQRAVLKRGLRDHGETMDAAARDRLTAGEAAIGDALRRVRALAAPTSDPNPAAMIRLDRLRGIEGEAAARYFEAFGALIRSDEPAMQFDGRNRRPPRDPVNALLSFLYVLLTHDCRSALESVGLDPAVGFLHRDRPGRPGLALDLMEEFRPRLADRLALTLINRRELGAKDFVRDAAGGVTIRDEARKRVLVAWTDRKRETATHPYLGESAALGLMPHLQALLLARTLRGDLDAYPPWLPR; via the coding sequence GTGAAGCGTTATCTCAACACGCTCTATGTCACCACCCAGGACGCCTGGGTGGTGAAGGACGGCGCCAATCTCGTGGTCCGGCTCGATCAGGCGGAAATCGGCCGGGTGCCGATGCATCTGCTGGGGGCCGTGGTCGGGATCGGCCTGGTCAGCTTCACCGCGCCGCTGCTCGCCGCCTGCGCCGAGGCCGGGATCACGGTCAGCATGCTCGACCGCAACGGCCGGTTTCAGGCGCGGGTGGAAGGGCCGGTTTCGGGCAATGTGCTGCTGCGCCGCGCCCAGTATCGCGCGGCCGACGACCCCGACCGCGCGGCGGATCTGGCCGCCTCTCTGCTCACCGCCAAGCTCGACGGTCAGCGGGCGGTGCTGAAGCGCGGCCTGCGCGACCATGGCGAGACCATGGACGCGGCCGCCCGCGACCGGCTGACGGCGGGCGAGGCGGCGATCGGCGATGCGCTGCGCCGGGTGCGGGCGCTGGCTGCCCCCACCTCCGATCCCAACCCCGCCGCCATGATCCGGCTCGACCGGCTGCGCGGCATCGAAGGCGAGGCGGCGGCGCGCTATTTCGAGGCTTTCGGCGCGCTGATCCGGAGCGACGAGCCCGCCATGCAGTTCGATGGGCGCAATCGCCGGCCGCCGCGCGACCCGGTGAATGCGCTGCTCTCTTTCCTTTATGTGCTGCTGACCCATGATTGCCGCTCGGCACTGGAAAGCGTGGGGCTGGATCCGGCGGTGGGCTTCCTGCACCGCGACCGGCCCGGCCGGCCGGGGCTGGCGCTGGACCTGATGGAGGAATTCCGCCCGCGCCTCGCCGATCGGCTGGCGCTCACCCTGATCAACCGGCGGGAACTCGGGGCGAAGGATTTCGTCCGCGACGCGGCCGGCGGTGTCACCATCCGCGACGAGGCCCGCAAGCGCGTGCTGGTCGCCTGGACCGACCGCAAGCGCGAAACCGCCACCCATCCCTATCTGGGCGAAAGCGCCGCCCTGGGGCTGATGCCGCATCTTCAGGCCCTGCTGCTGGCCCGCACCCTGCGCGGCGACCTGGATGCCTATCCGCCCTGGCTGCCGCGCTGA
- the cas2 gene encoding CRISPR-associated endonuclease Cas2: MMVLVSYDVRTDTAAGRRRLRRVARAVKDFGQRVQYSVFECDVDPAQWTLLRARLIAEIDPDHDSLRFYRLGANWRPKVEHVGAKPATDFDAPLII; encoded by the coding sequence ATGATGGTCCTGGTCAGCTACGACGTCCGCACCGACACGGCCGCCGGCCGCCGCCGCCTGCGCCGCGTGGCCCGGGCGGTGAAGGATTTCGGCCAGCGCGTCCAGTATTCGGTGTTCGAATGCGATGTCGACCCGGCCCAGTGGACCCTGCTCCGCGCCCGCCTGATCGCGGAAATCGACCCCGACCACGACAGCCTGCGCTTCTATCGCCTGGGCGCCAACTGGCGCCCCAAGGTCGAACATGTCGGCGCCAAACCCGCCACCGATTTCGACGCGCCGCTGATCATCTGA
- a CDS encoding type II toxin-antitoxin system VapC family toxin — MILLDTNVISEPLRPAGDPVVLVWLDKQDIKALHISTITLAELRFGIAVLPEGRRRTSLHSNLEQRILPLFAGRILPFDTAAAGAYADLRAEARRQGKAIAPTDGYIAAIARARGLSVATRDTAPFNAAGLTVIDPWQS, encoded by the coding sequence ATGATATTGCTCGACACCAACGTGATATCAGAACCACTTCGGCCTGCGGGCGATCCGGTCGTACTTGTCTGGCTGGACAAACAGGATATCAAAGCCCTGCACATCTCGACAATCACTCTTGCCGAGTTGCGCTTCGGCATCGCTGTCCTTCCAGAAGGACGACGCAGAACCAGTCTCCATAGCAATCTTGAACAGAGAATTCTGCCACTCTTCGCTGGGCGTATTCTGCCCTTCGACACGGCCGCCGCCGGAGCCTATGCTGATCTGCGCGCCGAAGCCCGTCGCCAGGGAAAGGCAATCGCACCCACAGACGGCTACATCGCAGCAATTGCCCGGGCCCGCGGTCTGAGCGTCGCAACCCGCGACACCGCTCCATTCAATGCCGCCGGCCTGACTGTGATCGATCCCTGGCAGAGCTGA
- a CDS encoding FitA-like ribbon-helix-helix domain-containing protein, which yields MPSITVRDVSHETDHALRVRAAMNGRSAEAELRVILEEAVRPERQAAEDQPVRLGSLLAAIGREAGGVDIDVERDRTPAEPIDLG from the coding sequence ATGCCGTCGATTACGGTCAGGGATGTTTCTCACGAAACCGATCATGCGCTGCGCGTCAGGGCCGCCATGAACGGACGGAGCGCTGAAGCCGAATTGCGGGTGATTCTGGAAGAAGCCGTGCGGCCCGAACGCCAGGCTGCCGAAGATCAGCCGGTGCGGCTCGGCTCCCTGCTTGCCGCGATCGGTCGCGAAGCCGGCGGTGTGGATATTGATGTCGAGCGGGATCGCACACCTGCAGAGCCGATTGATCTCGGATGA
- a CDS encoding TetR/AcrR family transcriptional regulator — MPDPAGPAPESPRQPLPRKAQIREENTVAILAAAEEVFAEMGFRGASTAAIAERAGVPKANLHYYFRTKNQLYARVLESIVTEWFEAADRFGISDDPVEAIDHYVRAKMELSRTRPAASKVFANEIIHGAPQLMVYLRTTLRNWAATRAADIDRWVAQGRIDPVDPYHLLFMIWAVTQHYADFSCQIQAVLDRDRLPRAEFDRAAEQITRIIVKGIGALDRRDAADAGASKGTAA, encoded by the coding sequence ATGCCCGACCCCGCCGGACCTGCCCCTGAATCCCCCCGGCAGCCCCTGCCGCGCAAGGCCCAGATCCGCGAGGAGAACACCGTCGCCATCCTGGCGGCGGCGGAAGAGGTTTTTGCCGAGATGGGCTTCCGCGGCGCCAGCACGGCGGCGATCGCCGAACGCGCCGGCGTGCCCAAGGCCAATCTGCACTACTATTTCCGCACCAAGAACCAGCTCTACGCCCGCGTGCTGGAGAGCATCGTCACCGAGTGGTTCGAGGCCGCCGACCGCTTCGGCATCAGCGATGACCCGGTCGAGGCGATCGACCATTACGTCCGCGCCAAGATGGAGCTGTCGCGCACCCGGCCTGCCGCCTCGAAAGTGTTCGCGAACGAGATCATCCACGGCGCGCCGCAGCTGATGGTCTATTTGCGCACGACGCTGCGCAACTGGGCCGCCACGCGTGCGGCCGATATCGACCGCTGGGTCGCCCAGGGCCGCATCGATCCGGTCGACCCCTACCACCTGCTGTTCATGATCTGGGCGGTCACCCAGCATTACGCCGATTTCTCGTGCCAGATCCAGGCGGTGCTCGACCGCGACCGCCTGCCCCGCGCCGAATTCGACCGCGCGGCCGAACAGATCACCCGGATCATCGTCAAGGGCATCGGCGCGCTGGACCGTCGGGATGCGGCGGATGCCGGCGCCTCGAAGGGCACGGCGGCATAA
- a CDS encoding CoA-acylating methylmalonate-semialdehyde dehydrogenase codes for MSRTIEHLIGGARVAPEGPRRSPVFNPATGEQTAELGLATRAEVERAIGVAAEAFPAWAATPPAKRGRIMFRFKELLDARADEIARAISAEHGKTHADALGEVARGIEVVEFACGIPQLLKGEYSRNVGPAIDSFDVREPLGVVAGITPFNFPAMVPLWMFPLAIAAGNTFILKPSEKDPSAALLVAEIAHEAGLPAGVLNVVHGDKEAVDVLLTDPRIEAVSFVGSTPIAEYVYATGTAAGKRVQALGGAKNHMVILPDADLDQAVDALMGAGYGSAGERCMAISVAVPVGEETADRLVEKLIPRVEALKVGPATDSAAEMGPLISDIHARKVRGYIDKGVEEGAKLLVDGRNFRLQGYENGYFVGGTLFDRVTTDMTIYREEIFGPVLSVVRSGSYEDAVGMINAHEYGNGTALFTRDGDAARDFVSRVRIGMVGVNVPLPVPVAYHSFGGWKRSLFGAHHIYGPEGVKFYTRLKTVTQRWPTGIRAGAQFNFPTMG; via the coding sequence ATGTCCCGGACCATCGAGCATCTGATCGGCGGCGCGCGCGTCGCCCCTGAAGGCCCCCGCCGCAGCCCGGTCTTCAACCCCGCGACCGGCGAGCAGACGGCCGAGCTTGGCCTTGCGACCCGGGCCGAGGTGGAACGCGCGATCGGCGTGGCGGCAGAGGCCTTCCCGGCCTGGGCGGCGACCCCGCCGGCCAAGCGCGGCCGGATCATGTTCCGCTTCAAGGAACTGCTCGATGCCCGAGCCGACGAGATCGCCCGCGCGATCAGCGCCGAACACGGCAAGACCCATGCCGATGCGCTGGGCGAGGTGGCCCGCGGGATCGAGGTGGTGGAATTCGCCTGCGGCATCCCGCAGCTGCTGAAGGGCGAATACAGCCGCAATGTCGGCCCGGCGATCGACAGTTTCGACGTCCGCGAGCCGCTGGGCGTGGTCGCCGGCATCACGCCGTTCAACTTCCCGGCCATGGTGCCGCTGTGGATGTTCCCGCTGGCGATCGCCGCCGGCAACACCTTCATCCTGAAGCCGTCGGAAAAAGACCCGAGCGCGGCGCTGCTGGTGGCCGAAATCGCGCATGAGGCCGGCCTGCCGGCGGGTGTGCTGAACGTCGTCCATGGCGACAAGGAAGCCGTCGACGTGCTGCTGACCGATCCGCGGATCGAGGCGGTGAGCTTCGTGGGCTCCACCCCGATCGCCGAATATGTCTATGCGACCGGCACCGCGGCCGGCAAGCGGGTCCAGGCGCTGGGCGGCGCCAAGAACCACATGGTCATTCTGCCCGATGCCGATTTGGACCAGGCGGTGGATGCGCTGATGGGGGCCGGCTACGGCTCGGCGGGTGAGCGCTGCATGGCGATTTCGGTGGCCGTGCCGGTGGGCGAAGAGACCGCCGACCGGCTGGTCGAAAAGCTGATCCCGCGGGTGGAAGCGCTGAAGGTCGGCCCCGCCACCGACAGCGCCGCCGAGATGGGGCCGCTGATTTCCGACATCCACGCCCGCAAGGTGCGCGGCTATATCGACAAGGGCGTGGAAGAGGGCGCGAAGCTGCTGGTCGACGGCCGCAATTTCCGCCTGCAGGGCTATGAGAACGGCTATTTCGTCGGCGGCACCCTGTTCGACCGGGTGACGACCGACATGACCATCTACCGCGAAGAGATCTTCGGCCCGGTGCTGTCGGTGGTGCGCAGCGGGTCTTACGAAGACGCGGTGGGCATGATCAACGCCCATGAATACGGCAACGGCACCGCGCTCTTCACCCGCGACGGCGATGCGGCCCGCGATTTCGTGAGCCGGGTCCGGATCGGCATGGTCGGCGTCAACGTGCCGCTGCCGGTGCCGGTCGCCTATCACAGCTTCGGCGGCTGGAAGCGCTCGCTCTTCGGCGCCCATCACATCTACGGGCCGGAAGGGGTGAAGTTCTACACCCGCCTCAAGACCGTCACCCAGCGCTGGCCGACCGGCATCCGCGCCGGTGCGCAGTTCAACTTTCCGACGATGGGATGA